In Pyrus communis chromosome 8, drPyrComm1.1, whole genome shotgun sequence, one genomic interval encodes:
- the LOC137743063 gene encoding uncharacterized protein: MTYANLMNNYFNPNSVYTEEDFRRCFRMRHHVFERLLPNSMDETRGMSEFTCLDTLEQFYDTIVQVYKGEYLREANQEDLDRLIRKAEDRGFSGMTGSLDYMHWDWKDCPIGWQ, from the exons ATGACGTAtgccaatctgatgaacaactacttcaaccccaactcagtgtacacagaagaggatttcagacgTTGCTTCCGGATGAGGCATCATGTCTTCGAGCGTTTACTTC CTAATTCAATGGATGAAACCCGTGGTATGTCTGAGTttacatgccttgatactcttgAACAATTCTATGACACAATTGTTCAGGTTTACAAAGGCGAGTACCTCCGCGAGGCAAATCAAGAAGATTTGGATCGGCTCATTCGCAAAGCTGAAGACCGTGGGTTTTCGGGCATGACAGGGTCATTAGACTAcatgcattgggattggaagGACTGTCCCATCGGATGGCAATGA